One Streptomyces sp. NBC_01217 genomic region harbors:
- a CDS encoding PspC domain-containing protein produces MAALARPRDGRMIGGVCAALARRFGTSAGTMRIIFLVSCLLPGPQFLLYLALWLLFPSEKTSSAAW; encoded by the coding sequence ATGGCCGCACTTGCCCGCCCCCGTGACGGACGCATGATCGGCGGAGTGTGCGCAGCGCTGGCACGGCGCTTCGGCACCTCCGCGGGGACCATGCGCATCATCTTCCTGGTCTCCTGTCTGCTGCCGGGGCCGCAGTTCCTGCTCTACCTGGCGCTGTGGCTGCTGTTCCCGTCCGAGAAGACGTCGTCCGCCGCCTGGTGA
- a CDS encoding VanZ family protein — MRQGSGSQTAIRFRAAGVLLLLAHLLLVGWLTLRPLDVPWMTASNLQPFAGIRADLSLGPVEAARRIGEGLLLLAPLGVLLPMAGGRLSVSPWASLARTVAAGALISLAIELLQTGVPGQVVDVDSLLLNTAGVALAHLLVVPVFRARLRRRKQRRVRTRPRLRDEAAQGSTPTIPRVGIAP; from the coding sequence GTGCGTCAAGGTTCGGGCAGTCAGACTGCCATCCGCTTCCGCGCGGCCGGAGTTCTTCTCCTCCTCGCGCATCTGCTGCTCGTCGGGTGGCTGACTCTGCGCCCGCTCGATGTGCCGTGGATGACCGCCTCGAATCTTCAGCCCTTCGCCGGTATCAGAGCCGACCTGTCCCTCGGCCCGGTCGAGGCCGCCCGAAGGATCGGTGAGGGACTGCTGCTGCTCGCCCCGCTCGGCGTGCTGCTGCCGATGGCCGGGGGCCGGCTGTCCGTCTCCCCCTGGGCCTCGCTGGCCCGTACCGTGGCGGCGGGGGCGCTGATCTCGCTGGCCATCGAGCTGTTGCAGACCGGGGTGCCGGGGCAGGTCGTCGACGTCGACTCGCTGCTGCTGAACACCGCCGGCGTGGCGCTCGCGCATCTGCTGGTCGTACCCGTGTTCCGGGCGCGGCTGCGCCGCAGGAAGCAGCGGCGGGTCAGGACCCGGCCCCGTCTCAGGGACGAGGCGGCTCAGGGATCGACCCCGACGATTCCCAGGGTCGGTATCGCACCGTAG
- a CDS encoding sensor histidine kinase, translated as MSDAVKRSLLTGLRWTSLRLRLVVVFALVALTAAVSASGIAYWLNREAVLTRTQDSALGDFRQEMQNRAASLPLRPTKDDLQNAAVQMASSSPGYSVLLVAERDTGKPIVGNSDLDTFTLDNVPLSLQKAVNKKQPVEAGNKYEYHLFWQRVSIRGTPYLVGGTKIIGGGPTGYMLKSLDQERQDLNSLAWSLGIATGLALVGSALLAQAAATTVLRPVQRLGDAARKLGEGKFDTRLVVSGTDELADLSRTFNTTARSLEKKVADMSSRDEASRRFVADMSHELRTPLTALTAVTEVLEDEADSLDPMIAPAVRLVVSETRRLNDLVENLMEVTRFDAGTARLVLDTVDVADQVTACIDARAWLDAVDLDADRGMMVRLDPRRLDVILANLIGNALKHGGSPVRVSVRTEGEELVIEVRDHGPGIPEDVLPHVFDRFYKASASRPRSEGSGLGLSIAMENAHIHGGDITAANSPDGDGAVFVLRLPRDAEPLTRSAGDHDAGVRDEEGDAT; from the coding sequence GTGAGCGATGCTGTCAAACGGAGCCTGCTCACCGGGCTCCGCTGGACCAGTCTGCGGCTGCGTCTCGTCGTCGTGTTCGCGCTGGTGGCGCTGACCGCCGCGGTGTCGGCCTCGGGGATCGCGTACTGGCTGAACCGCGAGGCCGTGCTGACGCGTACCCAGGACTCGGCGCTCGGGGACTTCCGCCAGGAGATGCAGAACCGGGCGGCCTCACTGCCGTTGCGGCCCACCAAGGACGATCTGCAGAACGCCGCCGTGCAGATGGCGAGCAGCTCGCCCGGCTACAGCGTGCTGCTGGTCGCCGAGCGCGACACCGGCAAGCCGATCGTCGGCAACTCCGATCTGGACACCTTCACGCTCGACAACGTGCCGCTGTCGCTGCAGAAGGCGGTCAACAAGAAGCAGCCGGTGGAGGCGGGCAACAAGTACGAGTACCACCTGTTCTGGCAGCGGGTCAGCATCCGCGGTACGCCGTATCTGGTGGGCGGTACGAAGATCATCGGCGGTGGCCCGACCGGCTACATGCTGAAGTCGCTCGACCAGGAGCGACAGGATCTGAACTCCCTGGCCTGGTCGCTGGGGATCGCCACCGGTCTCGCACTGGTCGGCTCGGCGCTGCTCGCGCAGGCCGCCGCGACGACCGTGCTGCGGCCCGTGCAGCGGCTCGGTGACGCCGCGCGCAAGCTCGGCGAGGGCAAGTTCGACACCCGGCTGGTGGTGTCCGGCACCGATGAACTCGCCGATCTGTCCCGTACGTTCAACACGACCGCGCGTTCGCTGGAGAAGAAGGTCGCGGACATGAGCTCGCGGGACGAGGCGAGCCGACGGTTCGTCGCCGACATGTCGCACGAACTGCGCACCCCGCTCACCGCGCTGACCGCGGTCACCGAGGTCCTGGAGGACGAGGCGGACAGCCTGGACCCGATGATCGCGCCCGCGGTGCGTCTGGTGGTGAGCGAGACCCGGCGCCTCAACGACCTGGTGGAGAACCTGATGGAGGTCACCCGCTTCGACGCGGGTACGGCCCGGCTCGTCCTCGACACCGTGGATGTCGCCGACCAGGTCACCGCCTGCATCGACGCCCGTGCCTGGCTGGACGCGGTGGATCTGGACGCCGATCGCGGCATGATGGTCCGCCTCGATCCGCGCCGGCTCGATGTGATCCTGGCGAATCTGATCGGCAACGCGCTCAAGCACGGCGGTTCGCCGGTACGGGTGTCGGTACGGACCGAGGGCGAGGAACTCGTCATCGAGGTCCGCGACCACGGCCCCGGTATCCCCGAGGACGTCCTGCCGCATGTCTTCGACCGGTTCTACAAGGCCAGCGCCTCCCGCCCGCGCTCCGAGGGCAGCGGTCTCGGCCTGTCGATCGCCATGGAGAACGCGCACATCCACGGCGGTGACATCACGGCAGCGAACTCCCCGGACGGCGACGGCGCGGTGTTCGTACTGCGGCTGCCGCGCGACGCGGAGCCGCTGACCCGCTCCGCCGGGGATCACGACGCGGGGGTCCGGGACGAGGAGGGCGACGCGACGTGA